TCACCGGCTGGATCCGCGACGTGGGACGGGCGGAGCCGCGCCCCCACATCGACGGGGTCGGCATCGTGCTGTCGGCCTCGGGCCTCGCCGTCGCCGTCTACGGCGTCCTCCAGTCGGCGACGTGGGGGTGGCTCGCACCACGGAGCGCGCCCTTCGAGGTCCTGGGCTTCGCACCCACCCCCTTCGTCATCGGCGCCGGCCTCGCCCTCCTGTGGGCCTTCGCCGCATGGCAGCGCCGTCGGGAGGGCCAGGGTCGCGACCCGCTCGTCCGCATGGCCCTGCTGGTCGTGCCGCCGCTGCGGGCCGGGCTGACCACCCAGCTGGCCCAGACCCTGATCCTGCTCGGCTTCTTCTTCGCCATCCCGCTGTACCTGCAGGTCGTCCAGGGCCTGGACGCCTTCGAGACGGGGATCCGCCTCCTCCCCGTCTCGGTCACCATGCTGCTGGCCTCGCTGTCGGGGCCGCTCCTGTCGCGGTGGGCGTCGCCGCGCACGGTCGTCCGCCTCGGGCTCGGCACCCTGGTCGCAGGGGGTGCGCTCCTCCTCGGCACCATCGACCCCGTGCTCGACGACGGGGCCTTCGCGGTCGCCATGGCCGTGATCGGGACGGGCAACGGGCTGATCGTCTCGCAGCTCGGCAACGTGCTGCAGTCCTCGGTCGACGACCAGGCCCGGAGCGAGGTCGGAGGCCTGCAGTACACCGCCCAGCAGCTGGGTGCCGCCATCGGCACGGCGTTCATCGGTGCGGTGGCGATCGGGGCCCTGGCGTCCGCGTTCCTCGGCAACGTGGAGGCGAGTGCCCTCTCCGCCGCCACCGAGGACCGGGTGACCGTCCAGATCGAGGCGGGGGTCGGGTACGTGCCGGTCGAGGCGGTGGAGCAGGCGGCCACCGACGCCGCGCTCCCACCCGACGAGGTCGACGAGCTCGTCGAGGACTACGCCGACGCCCAGCTGGGCGGGCTCCGGGCGGGGGTGCTGGCGGGCGTGGCCGTGGCCCTGGTCGCCCTCGGGTCCACCCCCCACCTGCCCTCCCGCCGCCCGCGGCCGGAGGCCGAGGAGGCACCGGCCGGGGCGGGGGCGACGTCACCCTGAGCGGCGCCCGGTACCGTCGTCGGTCCCGGTCCACGCCCACGAGGAGTGCACGACGATGGCCAACGGGATCGACCTCGCCCACCGCTCGGAGGGGGTGCGCCCCCAGGACGACCTCTTCCGGCACGTCAACGGGACGTGGCTGGAGGAGGCCGAGATCCCCGACGACCGGGCGACCGACGGCGCCTTCCACCGCCTCCGCGACCTCTCCGAGCAGCACCTGCGCGACCTCCTCG
Above is a window of Iamia majanohamensis DNA encoding:
- a CDS encoding MFS transporter — translated: MGRWKALLVLGIAQFLMVLDSAVMNVSISTLVEDFDTDVTVIQGVITMYALVMAAFMVTGGKVGDLLGRRRAFVVGMVVYGCGSALTAVAPTVGALALGWSVLEGLGAALVMPALAALVAGNYEGRDRATAYAVIGGLAGAGVAVGPLLGGWVTTNLTWRLVFAGEVVLVVVALLLTGWIRDVGRAEPRPHIDGVGIVLSASGLAVAVYGVLQSATWGWLAPRSAPFEVLGFAPTPFVIGAGLALLWAFAAWQRRREGQGRDPLVRMALLVVPPLRAGLTTQLAQTLILLGFFFAIPLYLQVVQGLDAFETGIRLLPVSVTMLLASLSGPLLSRWASPRTVVRLGLGTLVAGGALLLGTIDPVLDDGAFAVAMAVIGTGNGLIVSQLGNVLQSSVDDQARSEVGGLQYTAQQLGAAIGTAFIGAVAIGALASAFLGNVEASALSAATEDRVTVQIEAGVGYVPVEAVEQAATDAALPPDEVDELVEDYADAQLGGLRAGVLAGVAVALVALGSTPHLPSRRPRPEAEEAPAGAGATSP